From one Nitrospirota bacterium genomic stretch:
- a CDS encoding DUF4139 domain-containing protein: MKAKYIFIGLVVLVLLGIGFSAVAVTEREGKGTKALSTGLEDQTGVSLTIYNVNLGLVKDQRKIKLSKGDGELRFMDVASQIIPTSVHIKSLVDPDSLHVLEQNYEYDLLNPQKLLDKYVGKEVKLYYKNPYTEREEIVTATLLSNNGGPIFKIGDEITFGHPGRIIFPGVPENLISKPTLVWLIENDLSTSQKVEASYLTNGINWRSDYVVTLNDKDDKADLSGWVTIDNKSGTTYRNAKLKLVAGDVNRVKDELEYGRKMMGLAEMAAKPASQQFREEGFFEYHIYTLQRPATIKDNQTKQISLVTSDNIPVKKELIYRGTRYYYYNRHGELVTNQKVGVFVEIQNKKENNLGIPLPKGTIRAYKYDKEGSLQFIGEDSIDHTPKDEKVRIKLGDAFDVVGSRKQTDWKKLAHDTYEAAFEISLRNHKKEDVVVKVIEPIPGDWTMISSSHEYKKTEAFTAEFDIPVPKDKEIKLTYRVRMRY; this comes from the coding sequence ATGAAAGCAAAATATATTTTCATTGGTTTAGTTGTCTTAGTTCTGCTGGGGATCGGCTTCAGCGCGGTAGCAGTTACAGAAAGAGAAGGTAAGGGGACAAAAGCCCTTTCAACAGGGTTGGAAGACCAGACCGGGGTGTCTTTAACTATCTATAATGTGAACCTCGGTCTTGTAAAGGATCAGAGGAAGATAAAGCTTTCAAAAGGAGATGGGGAATTGAGGTTTATGGATGTGGCATCACAAATAATCCCTACGAGTGTGCATATAAAGTCCCTTGTGGACCCCGACAGTCTCCATGTCCTCGAACAGAACTATGAATATGACCTGCTCAATCCGCAGAAGCTCCTCGACAAATATGTGGGCAAAGAGGTGAAGCTCTACTATAAAAACCCATATACGGAGAGGGAAGAGATTGTAACAGCTACCCTCCTTTCGAATAACGGAGGCCCCATATTCAAGATCGGTGACGAGATAACCTTCGGCCATCCAGGAAGGATCATTTTCCCTGGAGTCCCTGAAAATCTTATATCAAAGCCGACCCTCGTATGGCTAATCGAAAATGACCTATCAACATCCCAGAAGGTTGAGGCATCCTATCTCACGAACGGTATTAACTGGAGGTCTGATTATGTTGTGACATTGAATGATAAAGACGATAAAGCAGACCTTTCTGGCTGGGTTACTATTGATAACAAGAGTGGCACAACATACAGGAACGCAAAGCTCAAACTCGTTGCAGGGGATGTAAACAGGGTAAAAGACGAACTTGAGTATGGGAGAAAGATGATGGGGTTGGCTGAGATGGCAGCAAAACCTGCATCCCAGCAGTTTAGGGAAGAAGGGTTCTTTGAGTATCACATATATACATTACAGAGGCCTGCAACTATTAAAGATAACCAGACAAAGCAGATAAGCCTTGTGACCTCTGATAATATACCAGTAAAGAAAGAGCTTATCTACCGTGGCACAAGGTATTATTACTATAACCGCCATGGTGAATTAGTAACGAACCAGAAGGTCGGTGTGTTTGTAGAGATCCAGAACAAAAAGGAAAACAATCTTGGTATCCCCCTTCCAAAAGGTACAATCAGGGCCTACAAATACGATAAAGAGGGAAGTCTTCAGTTTATAGGGGAAGACTCTATAGACCATACACCAAAAGACGAAAAGGTCAGGATAAAGCTCGGGGATGCCTTTGATGTGGTCGGAAGCAGAAAACAGACGGATTGGAAGAAACTCGCACATGATACATACGAGGCTGCTTTTGAGATATCTCTAAGGAATCATAAAAAAGAGGATGTCGTTGTTAAGGTTATTGAGCCGATACCAGGGGACTGGACGATGATAAGTTCTTCTCATGAGTACAAAAAGACCGAGGCCTTTACTGCTGAATTTGATATCCCTGTTCCGAAGGACAAAGAGATAAAACTCACATATAGGGTGAGGATGAGGTATTAG
- a CDS encoding type II toxin-antitoxin system PemK/MazF family toxin: MARILRGDIRWADLNPVRGREQAGLRPVLILSHDIFNERSGTVIAVAITSQPQRAGFPLTLELKTAALPKRSWVKISQIRTLSVERIGKMIGKASPEELDQVIEGLNEIIGA, encoded by the coding sequence ATGGCCCGAATACTGAGGGGCGATATTAGATGGGCTGACTTGAACCCGGTGAGGGGTCGTGAGCAGGCAGGCTTACGGCCCGTTTTGATTTTAAGTCATGACATTTTTAATGAACGTTCTGGAACTGTTATTGCGGTAGCTATTACGAGTCAGCCTCAACGAGCAGGTTTTCCACTCACCCTTGAATTAAAAACAGCAGCTTTGCCAAAACGCTCGTGGGTGAAGATAAGTCAAATTCGAACACTTTCTGTTGAGAGGATTGGGAAAATGATTGGCAAGGCGTCTCCAGAGGAATTGGATCAGGTTATTGAAGGGTTGAATGAAATAATAGGGGCATAA
- a CDS encoding ABC transporter ATP-binding protein has protein sequence MLKLVDIHTFYGPIEALRGINLEVKKGEIVCLIGSNGAGKSTTLMTISGVKRPQKGSIIFEDMEIHKLPSHKIVRMGISHVPEGRRIFPWLTVRENLEMGAFVKKLEGFDFVYNLFPVLKEREKQLGGTLSGGEQQMLAIARALMGKPRLMLLDEPSLGLAPVIMSKIIKTVKELNQQGITILIVEQNAKAALKIAHRGYVIESGRITKEGEGKKLLDDPDIKKAYLGE, from the coding sequence ATGCTAAAGCTTGTTGATATCCATACATTTTACGGCCCTATTGAAGCCCTGAGAGGCATCAATCTCGAAGTAAAGAAGGGAGAGATAGTCTGCCTTATTGGCAGTAATGGCGCTGGTAAGAGCACAACCCTTATGACGATTTCAGGAGTGAAACGGCCACAGAAGGGGAGCATTATCTTTGAGGATATGGAAATACACAAACTCCCCTCTCATAAAATAGTCCGTATGGGCATAAGCCATGTCCCTGAAGGAAGGCGGATATTCCCATGGCTTACAGTGCGGGAGAATCTTGAAATGGGAGCCTTTGTAAAGAAACTCGAAGGCTTTGACTTTGTATACAACCTATTTCCTGTTTTGAAAGAAAGGGAAAAACAGCTCGGCGGCACTTTAAGCGGGGGTGAGCAGCAAATGCTCGCTATTGCCAGGGCACTCATGGGAAAGCCGAGGCTCATGCTTCTTGATGAGCCTTCGCTTGGTCTTGCCCCTGTAATAATGAGCAAAATAATCAAGACTGTTAAAGAGCTTAATCAGCAGGGCATTACTATTCTCATTGTAGAGCAAAATGCAAAAGCAGCCTTGAAAATAGCCCACAGAGGATATGTAATCGAATCAGGCAGGATTACGAAAGAAGGAGAGGGCAAGAAGCTCTTAGACGACCCTGATATTAAAAAAGCTTATCTTGGAGAGTAA
- a CDS encoding isoaspartyl peptidase/L-asparaginase, which translates to MLLVVHGGAGDRKPTKKALKKLSESLSSGYEILINGGTALDAVVRSVTILEDSGIFNAGLGGNLQLDGVRRLDASVMEGRNLKAGSVIGLEVIRNPIRLAKIIMDLPHVIFTNTGARNIADAKNLEPLPEPDKKSLEKLERIKKKGEEIVRIYEQYFSTVGAVALDKYGNLAAGASTGGIKAMLPGRVGDSPIIGAGIYAENSMGAVSCTGRGEPIIRLSLAKEICMNLRNMPLSRSVELSLRRLSKIGGKAGVIVINSKGQFTITHSTKYMPSGYVNKKGIVVKEGFKRKSI; encoded by the coding sequence ATGTTATTAGTTGTCCATGGAGGGGCTGGAGATAGAAAGCCCACGAAAAAGGCCTTAAAGAAGCTCTCCGAATCCCTTTCATCAGGATACGAAATATTAATTAATGGCGGGACTGCCCTCGATGCAGTTGTGAGGTCTGTAACAATTCTTGAGGACTCTGGAATCTTTAATGCCGGTTTGGGAGGGAACCTTCAGCTCGATGGTGTTAGGAGACTGGACGCATCAGTTATGGAGGGAAGGAATTTAAAGGCAGGGTCAGTAATAGGTCTTGAAGTGATAAGAAACCCGATTAGGTTAGCAAAGATCATAATGGACCTACCTCATGTAATATTCACCAACACAGGGGCAAGAAATATTGCAGATGCAAAAAATCTCGAACCTCTGCCTGAGCCAGATAAAAAATCATTAGAGAAACTCGAGAGAATAAAGAAAAAGGGGGAAGAAATAGTTAGAATTTACGAACAGTATTTCTCAACAGTCGGTGCTGTTGCACTCGATAAGTATGGCAATCTCGCAGCAGGCGCATCAACAGGTGGGATAAAAGCAATGCTACCAGGGAGGGTAGGGGATTCTCCGATTATAGGTGCAGGCATATATGCTGAAAACTCGATGGGTGCTGTCTCATGCACAGGCAGAGGAGAACCTATAATAAGACTTTCCCTTGCAAAGGAGATATGTATGAATCTAAGAAATATGCCTCTTTCCAGGTCAGTAGAGTTATCCTTAAGAAGACTTTCTAAAATAGGGGGTAAGGCAGGGGTCATCGTGATAAATAGCAAAGGCCAATTCACAATAACGCATTCAACAAAATACATGCCCTCAGGCTATGTTAATAAGAAGGGTATTGTGGTTAAAGAGGGGTTTAAGAGGAAGAGCATTTAA
- a CDS encoding 4Fe-4S binding protein, with amino-acid sequence MQNLRRISQGIFLLLFLFLFLQTESKGRDELGYPVKIFLDFDPLIFITTILSAHAVAKAFYLSIVVVIVTIIFGRVFCGWVCPLGTLNNITGSLKKWRFNMASRNWHRVKYYILIFLLASSLFTLQLVGIIDPISLLIRSLSLSIYPLFNYSIRSIFDTIYSLDFRGVVGISESIYSILKKGILSFQQPFYNQSIFIGVIFFLILGLNLVERRFWCRYLCPLGAFLGILSRYSFLKRSVSEGCDSCGICASVCQGNAAPDKKEDWKDAECLYCWNCDDVCPQNAVSFGFFRKRTATAMDLGKRRVIVSMLSGMFAVPLLRATPLSKSGFSNPGLIRPPGSLEEREFLKRCVKCGECMKVCITNGLQPTFLEAGLEGIWSPVLISRIGYCEYRCTLCGQVCPTGAIKRLELKEKVKIKIGLAMIDKGRCLPYAHATPCIVCEEVCPTPKKAIWFENVKVKDRHGKGIIMKQPRVDLELCIGCGICETRCPVLGQPAIYITNIGESRSKENQLLL; translated from the coding sequence ATGCAGAACCTTCGAAGGATTTCACAGGGGATATTCTTACTGTTATTCCTCTTTCTTTTTCTTCAGACAGAGTCAAAAGGGAGGGATGAACTCGGCTATCCTGTAAAAATCTTCCTCGATTTTGATCCACTTATTTTTATCACCACTATCCTGTCTGCACATGCTGTTGCCAAGGCATTTTATCTTTCCATCGTCGTGGTTATTGTTACGATAATATTTGGAAGAGTATTTTGCGGCTGGGTATGTCCCCTTGGAACCCTGAATAATATTACAGGCTCTCTTAAAAAGTGGCGTTTTAATATGGCAAGCAGAAACTGGCACAGAGTGAAATATTATATTTTGATATTTCTCCTCGCATCTTCTTTATTCACACTTCAGCTCGTTGGCATTATTGATCCTATATCTCTATTAATAAGATCGCTCTCCTTAAGTATCTACCCATTATTTAATTACAGTATAAGGTCTATCTTTGACACAATATACAGTTTAGACTTCAGGGGTGTTGTAGGTATATCAGAATCGATATATTCCATTCTTAAGAAGGGCATTCTCTCTTTTCAGCAGCCCTTTTATAATCAGAGCATATTCATAGGCGTTATATTCTTTCTCATACTCGGCCTGAACCTTGTCGAAAGAAGGTTCTGGTGCAGGTATCTCTGCCCCCTCGGCGCTTTCCTCGGAATCCTTTCAAGATACTCTTTCCTCAAAAGGTCGGTGAGCGAAGGGTGCGATTCATGCGGTATATGCGCCTCTGTCTGCCAGGGCAATGCAGCACCTGATAAGAAAGAAGACTGGAAAGATGCTGAGTGCCTCTACTGCTGGAACTGTGATGATGTATGCCCTCAGAATGCAGTCAGTTTTGGATTTTTCAGGAAGAGGACTGCTACAGCCATGGACCTCGGAAAGAGGAGGGTGATTGTGTCAATGCTATCCGGGATGTTCGCGGTCCCTTTATTAAGGGCCACACCTCTATCTAAATCAGGTTTTTCGAACCCGGGGCTGATAAGGCCGCCAGGTTCGCTCGAGGAAAGGGAATTCCTTAAAAGATGTGTCAAATGCGGGGAATGCATGAAAGTATGCATCACAAACGGACTCCAGCCCACATTCCTTGAGGCAGGCCTTGAGGGGATATGGTCTCCTGTGCTTATTTCGAGAATAGGATACTGCGAATACAGATGCACACTCTGCGGCCAGGTCTGTCCTACAGGGGCTATAAAAAGGTTAGAGTTAAAAGAAAAGGTTAAAATCAAGATAGGGCTTGCTATGATTGATAAAGGCAGGTGTCTGCCGTATGCCCATGCAACACCGTGTATAGTGTGCGAAGAGGTCTGCCCTACGCCAAAGAAGGCTATATGGTTCGAAAACGTAAAGGTAAAAGACAGGCATGGCAAAGGGATAATCATGAAACAACCGAGAGTTGACCTTGAGCTCTGCATTGGCTGCGGCATCTGTGAGACAAGATGCCCTGTTCTTGGCCAGCCTGCAATATATATAACTAATATAGGCGAATCAAGGTCAAAGGAAAATCAGCTATTGCTGTAA
- a CDS encoding diacylglycerol kinase family lipid kinase, with product MKVKLIANPIASRISSRQLKKIEKFLRHRASLDFSITAERGDAETYARADKDSDLIIAAGGDGTINEIINGIAGRETPLAILPMGMSNVLATELKIPMDIEEALNIALTKPPRKVSLGMINGRYFASMAGIGFDAEAVFHVNPRIKPIFWKGAYILSGLKVLLKYKPPLIHIKANNELLHGYTAIIGNASCYAGYFKVIPQASLLSPSLDLCLLMGGTRSDLLRFVIGVITQRHTKFKDVYYAKYNELEIFSENVVHIQIDGDYFGTLPAKISVVPDALNLIW from the coding sequence TTGAAGGTAAAACTCATAGCTAACCCCATTGCAAGCAGGATCTCTTCCCGCCAGCTAAAGAAAATAGAGAAGTTTCTAAGGCACAGGGCTTCCCTTGATTTTTCTATTACAGCAGAAAGAGGCGATGCCGAAACATATGCAAGGGCTGACAAAGATTCTGACCTGATTATTGCAGCCGGAGGGGATGGAACCATCAATGAAATTATTAACGGCATTGCAGGAAGAGAAACGCCTTTAGCCATATTGCCGATGGGCATGAGTAATGTCCTTGCCACTGAGCTTAAAATACCGATGGATATCGAAGAGGCATTAAACATAGCTTTAACTAAACCTCCGAGGAAGGTCTCCCTCGGCATGATAAATGGCAGGTATTTTGCGTCTATGGCAGGTATTGGCTTTGATGCAGAGGCTGTCTTTCATGTAAATCCCAGGATAAAACCTATCTTCTGGAAGGGCGCCTATATACTTTCAGGGTTAAAGGTGCTTTTAAAATATAAACCGCCTCTTATACATATTAAAGCCAATAATGAACTCCTTCATGGTTATACTGCAATTATTGGAAATGCGAGTTGTTATGCAGGGTATTTTAAAGTAATCCCCCAGGCAAGCCTTCTGTCACCGTCCCTTGACCTCTGCCTCCTAATGGGTGGGACTCGTAGCGATCTGCTACGCTTTGTAATAGGAGTAATCACACAGAGGCATACAAAATTCAAGGATGTTTATTATGCTAAATATAATGAGCTTGAGATATTCTCAGAAAATGTAGTTCACATACAGATAGACGGTGACTATTTTGGTACTCTGCCTGCTAAGATAAGCGTTGTCCCTGATGCCCTTAATCTCATCTGGTAG
- a CDS encoding AbrB/MazE/SpoVT family DNA-binding domain-containing protein: MITTKEKPFYTEVRERGQVTIPKKLRDQYCLSEGSQLAVIPMGKAILLAPRPLPLDEARRKLMAIMRDSGMSLKDMLKGLDEEREKIAKKHYGKPR; the protein is encoded by the coding sequence ATGATAACGACAAAAGAAAAACCTTTTTATACCGAAGTCAGGGAAAGAGGGCAGGTTACAATCCCTAAAAAACTGAGGGACCAGTACTGCCTTTCTGAGGGTAGCCAGCTCGCTGTAATACCAATGGGCAAAGCGATACTGCTTGCACCGAGACCTCTGCCCCTCGATGAGGCAAGAAGGAAACTCATGGCAATAATGCGTGATTCAGGCATGTCTCTGAAAGATATGCTAAAAGGGCTTGATGAGGAACGAGAGAAGATAGCTAAAAAACATTATGGCAAACCCCGTTAG
- a CDS encoding 6-carboxyhexanoate--CoA ligase, with protein MKNYYSIRMRASKEGLHISGAEGIYEKVEVIDVVQKYAQRAISHEKGRAEEINITVEEIKERPLRISSLPLCTINTRTAETARKASVKILSSVGITKRAVEEAFKSLQMGVCMRGAMLLDIEGVRLEPDLLRGVRASRMGTTKKAMLTLSKKLSPLSLNTDTVKEALILASKVSNHPMVLGELCISDDPNYTTGYVATKTHGYIRLPNIKKRGIPYGGRAFFITGGEVKGLIEYLEKTPVLINRICPCRATVPLEEILEGKTHS; from the coding sequence ATGAAAAACTATTACAGCATCAGGATGAGGGCATCAAAAGAAGGACTTCACATATCCGGTGCCGAGGGCATCTATGAGAAAGTTGAAGTTATAGATGTAGTTCAGAAATACGCGCAAAGGGCTATTTCCCATGAAAAGGGCAGGGCAGAGGAAATAAATATCACAGTTGAAGAGATAAAGGAAAGGCCATTGCGCATATCTTCTTTGCCCCTTTGCACAATAAATACCAGGACTGCCGAAACTGCAAGGAAAGCATCCGTAAAGATACTGAGTTCAGTGGGGATAACAAAGAGGGCTGTTGAGGAAGCATTCAAATCCCTTCAAATGGGCGTTTGTATGAGAGGAGCAATGCTTTTAGACATTGAGGGAGTCAGGCTTGAACCGGATCTTTTAAGAGGAGTAAGGGCAAGCAGGATGGGGACAACTAAAAAAGCAATGCTTACACTGTCAAAAAAACTAAGCCCTCTTAGCCTTAACACCGATACAGTAAAAGAGGCATTAATCCTGGCAAGTAAAGTGAGCAATCACCCAATGGTTCTCGGAGAGCTCTGCATATCTGATGACCCTAACTACACCACAGGGTATGTAGCCACAAAAACCCACGGCTATATAAGGCTGCCAAATATTAAGAAAAGGGGAATTCCTTACGGCGGCAGGGCATTTTTTATCACAGGCGGAGAAGTAAAGGGGCTAATAGAGTATCTGGAGAAGACCCCTGTCCTGATTAATAGAATATGTCCGTGCAGAGCCACCGTGCCTTTAGAGGAAATCCTTGAAGGTAAAACTCATAGCTAA
- a CDS encoding ribbon-helix-helix protein, CopG family, whose product MSKTKIAITLDEKFVEEIDHLVDRHLFQNRSQAIQDAVEEKLSKMKRTRLAKECAKLDRAFEKAMADEGLAEDLSQWPEY is encoded by the coding sequence ATGAGTAAAACAAAAATTGCAATAACTTTGGATGAAAAATTTGTGGAAGAGATAGACCATCTCGTCGATAGGCATTTATTTCAAAACCGCAGCCAGGCAATTCAGGATGCTGTAGAAGAAAAGCTTTCAAAAATGAAACGCACCCGTTTGGCCAAAGAATGCGCTAAGCTCGACAGGGCTTTTGAGAAGGCAATGGCAGATGAAGGATTAGCTGAGGATTTGAGCCAATGGCCCGAATACTGA
- a CDS encoding DUF362 domain-containing protein — protein MDRREFLKLAAISGIGFSTAGSFDKLIKSVEASEKIDLVVAHGASPSKITDAAIDAIGGMKRFVSRGDIVIVKPNMAFDRLPEQAANTNPEVVATVVKLCYEAGAKKVKVFDRTVNDPRRCYVQSGIADAARASGAEVNHIDERKFKDIRINGQAIKTWPLYTEIFEADKIINIPIAKHHGLAKLTMAMKNWMGIMGGTRRTIHQKLDESLVDLALVIKPTLTVLDAVRILTANGPQGGDIDDVKRLDTVIVGIDQVAVDSFGATLFGMKGSDLGYVKVADKLGLGTMDISKLKIKRISI, from the coding sequence ATGGACCGTAGAGAGTTTCTGAAATTAGCAGCGATATCGGGCATCGGGTTTTCCACTGCAGGTAGCTTCGATAAACTTATCAAATCAGTTGAGGCATCTGAGAAAATTGACCTCGTTGTTGCCCATGGTGCATCACCCTCGAAGATTACAGATGCTGCTATTGATGCGATTGGCGGGATGAAGAGATTCGTCTCGAGAGGCGATATTGTTATTGTAAAGCCAAATATGGCATTTGACAGACTCCCTGAACAGGCAGCCAATACAAATCCTGAAGTGGTCGCGACTGTGGTAAAGCTCTGTTACGAGGCAGGTGCAAAGAAGGTGAAGGTCTTTGACAGGACAGTGAATGACCCGAGGAGGTGCTATGTACAAAGCGGGATTGCTGATGCTGCAAGGGCTTCGGGTGCAGAGGTAAACCATATTGATGAGAGGAAGTTCAAGGATATAAGAATAAATGGCCAGGCCATTAAAACATGGCCTCTCTATACAGAGATATTCGAGGCAGACAAGATAATAAACATCCCGATTGCGAAACATCACGGCCTTGCAAAGCTCACGATGGCAATGAAGAACTGGATGGGTATCATGGGAGGAACAAGGCGGACAATACACCAGAAGCTTGATGAAAGTCTTGTTGACCTTGCCTTGGTTATTAAACCGACCCTTACCGTCCTTGACGCAGTGCGAATCCTTACAGCAAACGGCCCTCAGGGAGGAGATATTGACGACGTTAAAAGACTTGATACTGTTATCGTCGGCATCGATCAAGTCGCGGTTGATTCTTTCGGTGCTACGCTCTTTGGCATGAAGGGCAGCGACCTTGGATATGTAAAGGTTGCGGATAAGCTCGGCCTTGGCACAATGGACATTTCTAAACTGAAGATAAAAAGAATAAGTATCTGA
- a CDS encoding DUF2442 domain-containing protein, giving the protein MSTAVKLQEVRIKDISVTEDTITAYLVDGRIISVPLAWSWRLSEATPEQRANYKIIGDGQGVHWPEIDEDISAEGMLYGIPAPRPRKSSK; this is encoded by the coding sequence ATGAGCACTGCGGTAAAGCTTCAGGAAGTAAGAATTAAGGATATAAGTGTAACCGAGGACACAATTACTGCCTATCTTGTTGATGGACGGATAATTAGTGTTCCCCTTGCGTGGTCTTGGAGATTGTCGGAGGCAACACCTGAGCAGCGTGCTAATTACAAGATTATCGGAGATGGTCAAGGTGTACATTGGCCAGAAATCGATGAGGATATTAGTGCTGAAGGCATGTTATACGGCATCCCTGCTCCAAGACCTCGAAAGTCTTCCAAATAG
- a CDS encoding putative toxin-antitoxin system toxin component, PIN family: MGHAQKKFSNRVTMQVKVFLDTNVIISGLLTDEGIPKIVLDLFSLDLHEIKVVTGQFNLLELRRTIRNKIPVLAETFEDALRKINLEIVPLPEKEMVDRYKDLISSKDAPVLASAIKSGCAYLITGDKHFRTEKLRKAKLPIRIVTPLEFMDIAVKIITPSLEK; this comes from the coding sequence ATGGGACATGCCCAAAAGAAGTTTTCTAACAGGGTAACCATGCAGGTTAAGGTCTTTCTTGATACGAATGTAATTATATCAGGCCTCTTGACTGACGAAGGGATACCAAAAATTGTACTTGATCTGTTTTCTCTTGACCTGCATGAAATTAAAGTAGTTACAGGGCAATTTAATCTTCTTGAATTAAGGAGAACTATCAGGAATAAGATACCAGTATTGGCTGAAACATTTGAAGATGCCTTAAGAAAGATTAATCTTGAAATTGTGCCACTTCCTGAAAAGGAAATGGTTGATAGATATAAAGACCTGATTTCCTCGAAGGATGCACCTGTTCTTGCCTCAGCAATTAAATCAGGTTGTGCTTATCTCATAACAGGTGACAAGCATTTCAGGACCGAAAAATTAAGAAAAGCAAAGTTGCCAATTAGGATAGTTACGCCTTTAGAATTTATGGATATTGCCGTTAAAATAATAACACCATCCCTTGAAAAGTAG
- a CDS encoding acylphosphatase, whose translation MEKVRAHLLINGDVQGVFFRANTRNKAHSLGLSGWVRNLPDGRVEAVFEGSKVIVEEAVKWCHKGPTGARVTDVDVRWLEYKGEFRSFDIRYS comes from the coding sequence GTGGAGAAGGTAAGGGCTCATTTGCTAATAAATGGTGATGTGCAGGGGGTTTTTTTTAGAGCAAATACGAGAAACAAGGCCCACAGTCTCGGCCTTAGCGGCTGGGTAAGAAACCTGCCTGATGGCAGGGTAGAGGCGGTTTTTGAAGGCTCTAAGGTTATAGTTGAAGAAGCAGTTAAGTGGTGCCACAAAGGTCCCACGGGGGCAAGGGTTACTGATGTAGATGTGAGATGGCTTGAATATAAAGGAGAATTCAGGAGTTTTGATATAAGATACAGCTAA
- a CDS encoding DUF4160 domain-containing protein yields MSLSLEPVVLSKNHGFTSKELKAIREIIYNNRNKIVEAWHEHCGKASGSKN; encoded by the coding sequence GTGAGCTTATCGTTGGAACCTGTTGTGTTGAGCAAAAATCACGGCTTTACATCAAAGGAGTTAAAAGCTATACGGGAAATCATTTATAATAATAGAAACAAAATAGTGGAGGCATGGCATGAGCACTGCGGTAAAGCTTCAGGAAGTAAGAATTAA
- the bioB gene encoding biotin synthase BioB has product MPYTEHRPVIPPYPPLLKGGWEDLTTGHRINKDFALYLSTLKGAEVFDLFASANRARIAFRGNKVDLCSIINAKSGACPEDCSFCAQSRSFGTGINVYPLLPREKILEAATSARENGVKRFCIVCSGKKVAGKELAKISEIISEIKALGLLPCATLGMLSYDELKELKDAGLHRYHHNLETSEAFFREICTTHTYVEKIKTIEAAKSLGISVCSGGIFGLGESWEDRIEMAFALKELQIDSVPINFLTPIRGTPMEDKGFLSPLEALKIIAIYRLILSDTEIRICGGRPTTLRELNSYIFFAGADSLLLGNYLTTSGRNPEDDLQMIKDLGLEL; this is encoded by the coding sequence ATGCCCTACACAGAACACAGACCTGTAATCCCCCCTTACCCCCCTTTACTAAAGGGGGGATGGGAGGATTTGACAACAGGGCACAGAATCAATAAAGATTTTGCCTTATATTTATCAACGCTTAAAGGCGCCGAGGTATTTGACCTTTTTGCATCTGCTAACAGGGCAAGAATAGCCTTCAGGGGCAATAAGGTTGATTTATGCTCAATAATTAATGCTAAATCAGGGGCTTGCCCTGAAGACTGTTCTTTTTGTGCCCAGTCCCGAAGTTTCGGGACCGGCATTAATGTTTATCCGTTACTTCCCAGAGAGAAAATCCTTGAGGCAGCAACATCAGCAAGAGAAAATGGGGTGAAACGTTTCTGCATAGTATGTAGTGGTAAGAAGGTTGCTGGTAAAGAATTAGCAAAAATATCTGAAATCATCTCTGAGATAAAGGCCCTCGGCCTGCTTCCATGTGCTACACTCGGCATGCTCAGTTATGATGAACTCAAGGAATTAAAGGACGCAGGGCTTCACAGGTACCATCATAACCTTGAAACTTCGGAAGCATTTTTTAGAGAAATCTGCACAACCCATACGTATGTTGAGAAAATTAAAACAATTGAGGCTGCAAAATCCCTGGGCATTTCAGTATGTAGCGGTGGAATTTTTGGCCTGGGAGAGTCATGGGAAGACAGGATTGAAATGGCTTTTGCCCTGAAAGAACTTCAAATAGATTCTGTGCCTATTAACTTTCTTACACCAATACGGGGCACACCCATGGAAGACAAAGGATTTCTTAGCCCATTGGAGGCGCTAAAAATAATAGCGATATATCGACTTATTCTTTCTGACACTGAGATCAGGATCTGCGGAGGAAGGCCAACAACCCTCAGAGAACTAAACTCTTATATTTTTTTTGCCGGAGCCGACAGTCTCCTCCTGGGCAATTATCTTACAACTTCTGGCAGAAACCCGGAAGATGATTTGCAGATGATTAAAGACCTGGGCCTTGAGCTATGA